In Rosa rugosa chromosome 4, drRosRugo1.1, whole genome shotgun sequence, the genomic stretch GGCTCATAGTCATACCACCATGAAGGATTCGTTTCAGATTCTGAATCCATTCACAATTCGTAGTGGAAGATCAGAACTTCTTTTACCTgcacacaaaaacaaaaggatTAACAAATTATGCCATGACATATATGTTAACCAAGTTCAGTAGCTAAAAGCAAAGaacaaataaaacaaacaagACGAGGGAGAGTGTAGCTCACTATGGTCTGTTGGAGAAGATCTAGATGAGCAAGTAGGTGCATTTTCATGGTTTATCTGGCCTTCTCTTATACGACTAATTTAGCCTGGTGCATCTAGGCATACATGGAAAGTTATCCAACGCATGCAGGTATATTTCTGCTATGACAACGACTACCCCTAGCATGTTCACTTTCTACCCTATTTTATAATTAATTCAGCCTTCAAAAATGAAATTTAATTCGTACCATTTGAAACGTAAAGGGTATTTTAGACCAACAAAAAATTCCGTCAAAAACGAATTATTAGCAATACCAAATAGcgaaatatttttcttaatgtgGCGTTTCATTGATTGGGCCAAAGGTTACCAAATTTTCTTGTAAGTGATTTACACATAAAAaattgagtttttctattggaacctccaaatttactcactggacctcctatgctttttacacctcctattaaattttcaaatattgaatttactcactaaacctcactgaatttcctcaaataacctcactcatataatttgcaaacaattATTGTTAGGATTTGGGTAATGCATGCTCATTAAACTAGTCTGTCAACCCTAAAGGCTCTCACGCCGCACAACCTAGAAACCCTAGCACCTATCTCCGACCTCTGTGTCGGCTTCTTTGCAACCAAGGCTACTGGAATTCCGTCGACCTCACTGCCTACAATGTCTAATATTGACTCTGTCACCAGAAGCTTTGCTACGTCGCTTGCCATTGCGAGCAATGATGTGGTTGACATCTCTGCCATGTCAGAGGGAGGCGCGCTGCGAACCTCTCAGTCCTATCTCCTTGCAAGGCCGCTCACTTCGAAACCGACAACAGCCATGGACTTGAGGCGCCATTTCAGGCGTGTTTGGGTATTGAACCAAGGCTTTACCGTGCAGCAAAGAGCCCCAGATCGGTTCTTGTTCTCGTTCGACCTCCGTCGTGATAGCCGGAAAGTGATGATGGGAGGGCTGTGGAGTTTTAACCGGGCTCTGGTCGTGATGCAGCCATATGATGGTATTGCTCCGCTGCAATCGATACAAATGCATGACCTATTCTTCTGGGTTCGCATAACCAATATGCCACCGGCATATGAACAACGGAAAACTATTGCCAATGTAGCCTCGGTTGCCGGAAAGTACTTGGAACTCGATGGAAAGTTGTTTGATGCTCTGGGGGAGATTCGGGTTCGTGTCTCCCACTCAATCTTCAAGCCTTTTTTTCTGGAAAAAACTCTAAAGTTTGGTCCAGGGATTGAGCAAGAAGTACACTTTCTGTTTGAAAATCTAGTAGGCAAGTGTGATATATGTGCTCGTATCTTCCATGAGAATGGTCCATGCAATCCGGATACTTTGCCAAATAGTATCAAGCCTGTTGGACAACCTGTTGCTCGTAAGCTCGAACTCCCTCAGCAGTTTCTGGGATTCCATGGTCCTCAGTTCAAGGAGGGTGCATTCCGGTTTCAAGGCATCACTACTCCCATTCTGCCATCGGTGGGGCGTTCCCTGTTTGGGGGTGCTGAGTCTAGCAAGCCTCGTAGGCCAGTGATCATCAGGAATGCTGAATCAAGGGTGACTAGTGCTGACGACTCCCTTGCTATTGTGCCGGTTGAAGATGGGGACCAAGCTAAGCGTGGTAGACCTTTTCCTtccccaaaaaaattgaaatttttgatgTCTGACTTACTTGAAGGTAAAACTAGTCCGGTTGCTTCTGCAAAAAAGATAAAGCTACCTGAATTCTCCTCTAAGTTCAGTGCCAAGTCACTGGGCCTTGTGGAAACTCCTGGAGGAATGTTGGTGCCGGCTGAGGGCATGGTGCCACAGCCAGTTCTTGCGCTACCAGGGAcacagaagaagagaggaaggcCTTTGgggtccaaaaataaaaacccaaAGACAAAGAAGGTCTCTGCTGATGAGGTCCTAACAGTTCTGTACTCAGGTCTACCCCCAAGCCCTAGCTTGAAGGGCAAAAACAAGATATAGTTGGTTGTGGTAggagcctatttactatgtctcTCTATTTTCcgtagtttataggctcacttttaataagtgagcgattagttcgaatatagatgGTCTGTCTCTATGTATCAAAGTAGTTCCcttactacaacttcttgatctgtctagttgaaggcagcagaaggatatgtaatggccatcttggcatgcgttaatgaaatccacctttcaaaaaaaaaaaatataatttgcaaacaaactattatctttaaaacaaaaaaccttAGTTAATTTCATGAAtcaattactctataaatcttaattacattccattccttaatcaaacaacataatattttttttaataaaaaaaataaacacaaggtattgagttctaaaaattaatttctaatcaacaagaaaataacatgaactattttgtgattttttttttacttttttttttgttttagctctgcaaaaaaaataaagattaatcattttttcttaatgtttatctTATGTACCTcctgattaattatttaaatatttgtttagtttttttaattgctagctcatttttttttttttttacaaatataatggatagacttagatttaggtcataatatgatttgttttgttttctctcaCCAATACGCGTTCAAcatgtatatcatacatttttatgtcacataatcatagttttaattcttattaaatatatataaatgctttaatgagtatgtagtgaaattagaaaattaacatagataagaaaaataataaataatgcaatccaatattattgaattggaaagtctatagaaaatcaatgtaatatttttttttggtataattattgtccttaatagtcattttatagtaggttatatatgtcatttaataattcataatagagtgaggtcaaatgagcagatttggaggtcccaatagcaacactcaaaaattttgacaaaaaaaaaaaaaaaaaacacgtaaAAATGACAATGACAATGGAGCGGATTGAGGATGAAAATTACTATATCATTTATTCCCCCCCCAACACtcaaaaattttgacaaaaaaaaaaaaacatgtaaaAATGACAATGGAGCGGATTGAGGATGAAAATTACTATATCAtttattcccccccccccccccccataacTGCAATCACAAAGACACAGTCGTTCAAGTTATAAAAAGGAGGCAGAGAACAACCCTCGAAAGTATTATCTCTGAGAGACAGGTACTTGACATTGGAAATTCCTTCAGGAAGTGTGATTGCACAATCAGGCTTTCCTTTTGCATAACGCCCTCTGACATCAACTTTAGGTTTGACTAGGGAGTTTGGAGTTTCCAAAGTAAAAATTTGTAAAATTATCTTGCATCAGGAGACAAGTTATGgtactgtgatgtttatcatacactcattttatatctatttgaacaaaaattgcaacttatatgaatcaaaattacaacattgagaacaaagttaccatattcatttacactatttacatataattaaacaaaaattacaacattgacaatgaatttgttcaaaacatgTAACAAAGTCATAGGTGATGTAATTACTACTAAtaaaactaagattacacaaaataggactcaacTTTACCACTCtgagaacaaatttgttgtcacatttataaatgtgtgtatgacATACGGGTATGTCTTATGGAATTTTCCCTTGCATGAGATCAAAGTTTTCAAGATTTGGAGCTTTAATGTAAAAACTGTTCTCGTGATAATCACCATTGTCAACCTGCAAATATATTCTTTACGTCTTCAGTTTGGGTGCAGAGATGTTGACATTCAAATCTTCCTTTTGCCCGAGGACTCCATCTATAGCCAAATCTTCAAGTAGTGGAAAGTGAGGAAAAAGCTTTTCCATTGAGCCATTGTCGGGATGGTGAACTGAAACATCAAGAAACTTGAGGCTTGGGAAGAAATTCCCTGACTGGGGAAGATCATTGATACCAAAATTTGGCCCAATCTTCGAAACCTCCAGTGTTTTACACACAAAAAGGCTCTTAGCTAGGTAACACAAAATCATTTCGTTCTGAAAACAACTCGATATTCAGGTCAAGTTCAATAACATTACGCCCAATGGCAGTGCTAATCCAACGACAAATGAATATCATGCCTACGATCAACAGTGAACATTTCTATGTATGATGAACACTGAAAATTGTTGTAACGCGAAAATTCAAGTTTGAATTTTTGGATGTTTGATGAACCGCGGAAGTCAAGTACCCAACTTACAAACCTTTTCAACTCAACATCTCTATGGAATGCTTCATCCAAGAAGTCTAGATTGGAAACAGCAGTCCATTTGTTGTTCCGTCTTTTGGCAGAATCGTGGTCCTCGCAGCACATTTTGTGGGGAGGAAGGAAAGTATGTGACAACGAACTTCATCTGGTAGTGCACTTTACCTATCCTGAATTCTTCCTTGAAACTTTGACATTGAACCATATCTTGTAAGATGTCCCAGTAAGGAAAATACTGGCCTAAACCCAACAGTAAAGCTTTGCTTGGTTGTAGTGTTGTACAGAACAATCAGAAAAGCGAACAAAACGAGAACCAGAAGAGAGTTCTTAATGAAAATGGTGACATTGATCACCCTTATTGTTCCATCATTTCTCACACTTCTGTTAACTAGTCTGTTCTGCATTTTTTTCCATGTATTCTCTATAATCTCAATTTTCATAgcgagaaggaaagaaaaatgttGCCAAACAAAGACTATATGTTAGGACTTACGAGGTTCAACTTGCATCTTCATACCAAGACTTGATCAGTACATCAATTTATTGCATAATCAACTCAGAAATGAAATTTCTTCCAATGAGTGCCTGATGGGGTATCCAATTTTTCCCTGTCAATCAGCATTTGATAGATGAAAAGAAAGCGCAGAGGCCTTGGGCTGGAAcagaagaggaaaagaaggtgAGAGAAAAGAGGACTTTAGGGGGAAAACTTTTCTTTCGTATAAAAGAAGATAAAACAACTTTTGAGAATCGTAGGAATAGTATCTGCATCGGTTCAATTTTTAAATTGGCTGAACCAGGAaaacatacttttttttttttttttggagaatgaaATACTTTCATAACTGAGGACAAAAGCCTCGGGAGCCCAGCAGAAGCTAAGGCTAAAAaacaacaaataaacaaacagcCATACAATCCATCTAGTTCCATGACGGAATAGAAACTGGAAATACAGCCACAGCAGCAAATAGAAACGGTCATATTCCCACATCATGTGGGCATGGGAGGCCATCGTTCCTTAAAACTCTAATCAGAGACGGTGGTGGCTGATCAGCCCATCGCAAAGGACCCACGGTCTGTTTGGCAAGCGAGGCTGCAGTGTGTGCAGCGCAGTTCGCTTCACGGGGAACCCATTCCCAGGAGCAATCATCAAACCAAGAGCAACTATTTCTGATCTGTTCGATGATTGGGTAAGTCTTCCAGCTTCTGCAATTTCTTGTAGCTTTCAGATCAGAAATGATCTCACACGAATCCGATTCAATGCGTACTTTTTTCAAATTGAGAGAGATAGCTAGATTGACTCCATACTGTACTGCTTCTGCTTCAGCAATTGCAGCAGAACCACAAGTAGCCCTGGAAGAAAGCCCTCCAATCAGTGCCCCTGTGTGATTCCGAATTACAACCCCAATTCCACCTGAAGAAGGTGGAGACCAAGCGGCATCACAGTTTATCTTCGCATACCCTAGAGGCGGGGCCTCCCAATTTCGACCGGTGTTTGTATCATTATGATCACCAGTAATTGTAGAGGGCTCAAGAATCAGTACTTTTGTGGCCTCCTCGAATTCTAAAGCCAAATTTACTCCGATCTCAATTGTTCGGCTTGGGGAGATTGGTCTGTGTTGGTAGACATAAGCACACCTCGCCTTCCAGATGCTCCAACAAGTGAAACTAATCCAGGTTAGTACTCTCATTTTTTCGTCTTTGTTGGAAGGGGTTGATGCAATATGATGAAACCACTTATCAAAGGTAGTGACAGATTGCCTGTTAATCTTCAGTCCAATAGGAGAGCCAAACCATACTGATTCTACCCAAGGACATAGTAATAGAAGATGTTCAAAGTCTTCGTTAGCTTCCCCACAAATAGGACAGGTTGGATTGGTAACCACTTTCCTTCTATAGAGATAGAGCATAGTAGGAGCAGCTCCATTCAAGACTCTCCAAAGGAACAATCTGATCTTtggtagtgtattcattttccAAAGTACCTTCCATACACTCTTATCAATTCTGTGAGAAGGACCACTGTTAGGGCTGGAAATGGTTGTATTTCTGTGGTGTAGTACATGGTACCCTGACCTGACAGTATAGAGTCCATTCTTTGTCCAGGGCCAGATTAGATGGTCACACCCCACCCCATCACCTATAGGAATCGATAGGATCCTGTCCACGTCACTTGGATGGACAAGGTGAAGAATAGTATCTAAGACCCAGTGGTGGGTGTCCGAATCAATGAGAGAGCTCACCAAAACAGGTGCGTTGCCGAGTTGGACCCCATTCCTCCTCAGTAAACCCTCACCTGGAGGTGGTAGCCACTTATCCTGCCATATTTCCGTAGAGAAGCCATTTATAATCTGCCTTCGACACTCTTGCAGCAACAAATCCCTAGCCTCTACGAGACTAGACCAGCTCCAAGAAGCCCGATATCCCTTAACTGCCTCAAAGAAGGTACAATTTGGGAAATACCTAGCTTTTAGCACTTGTGCCCAGAGAGAATGAGGCTCCTGTATTAGTCTCCAACACTGCTTTGCTAAAAGAGCCAGATTAAATTGGTATAGGTCCCTGAAGCCCATGCCACCCTCAGATTTAGGTAAACCCAAGAATTCCCAACTCTTCCAGTGTATCTTCTGCCCATTCGCGCTCGAGCCCCACCAGAACTTGCCTAGTACTGAATCAATCTCCTTACAGATGCTTTTGGGGAACTTAAAGCATGCCATCGGGTACGCTGGGACTGCTGTTGCAACTGACTTTATGAGTACTTCCTTTCCTGCCAACGAGAGTGTTTTTTGTTTCCAGCCTTCAATCTTTCGATTAACCCTCTCAACCACATAGGTCAACGCCGCTTTCTTTGACTTGCCCCACATCGTGGGGAGGCCTAAGTAGTTCCCTGGATTCAAAACCTCCACAAATCCCATTAGTTCACACATCAGATGAGCCATTTGTGTGGGAGTATTTGGAGAGAAATACACACTTGACTTTTCATTGTTAATTTGTTGGCCAGATGCAGTACAATACTCCCTCAGAATCCGGGCCAAATGCCAACAGTTAACAAGAGTGGCTTTCATAAAAAACAAAGCATCATCTGCAAAAAATAGATGAGAAAGGGTTGGGCAACACATACTCAGTTTGATGCCCATAAGTGATCCCTCATTAACCGCCTTTGTCATACGCAGAGAGAGTACCTCACTCACTAATAGGAATAGGTAAGGGGATAGGGGATCCCCTTGTCTAAGCCCTCTGCTTGGGAGGAAGAACCTCCCAGGATTACCATTCAGAACAATGGAGAAAGACACAGTCGATACACAGGCCATGATTAGGTTCACCCATCTCCTTGCAAACCCAAAGTGAAATAGGGTAGCCGCTAGGAAATCCCATTCCACTCTATCATAGGCTTTATTCATGTCCAGTTTTAGCCCCATCTCATGATTGCCCCCTTCTCGCTTTAACTTGAGATAATGGTAGGATTCATGAGCTAGAAGAATATTATCCTGTATTTGTCTCTCTGGCACAAAGGCATTCTGATTAGGAGAAATCAACTGAGGCAGGAAGGCTTTGAGTCTGTTAGCAAGAAGCTTAGATAATATCTTGTAAGAGTTGTTGCAAAGGCTGATAGGTCGAAAATGTGTCGTCCTCTCCGGGTTAGGGATTTTAGGAATAAGAACGATGTGAGTTTTATTAAGATCCATGAGTCTCACCCTTCCAACTCCAAAATCCTTCGAAGTTTCCCACACAACCTGTTTTACAATCCTCCAGTACTTGTGGTAGAAGAGGCCCGGGAACCCATCCGGTCCCGGGGCCTTTAGTGCCCCCAGCTGGTCAGCAGCTTCTTTTACTTCTTGCAGCGAAATAGGGGCCAGAAGCTCCCCATTCATATCATCATTTACCACTCTATTTAGCCCACTAAGGGACTGTCCCCAAGATCGGACTCCAGTAGTAGTGTAAATTTTCTTAAACTGAGCTTCAAATTCCTTGCGGATAAAGGACTCTCCCACAACCCAGGCATCAGCATCGTTTTGTATCTTTAAAATTCTGTTTCTCTGTCGACGTTGAAGGGTAGATAGATGGAAAAATCTAGTATTTGAGTCCCCCGAGTTTAACCATTTCACCCTGGACCGTTGATGCCAGTACTTCTCCTCCTTTAACCAAAAAGATCCCAACTTGTTGGAGATTTCCAGCTGCTTAATAGAGCTGGTGAAAGGGGCATTAATCTGTAAATCCTCTAGCTCTTCAAGGCATCTTTGAATTTCCACCTTGTTACTTAAGGGGAACTTCTGCTTACTCCAACACTTCAGCCTCGATCTGCATCTATTAAGGCTAGTGGTCCACTTATTGACACTTTGCATCTGCAGATTAGAATTAGACTTCCAGCAAGCTTCAACAATAGGAACAACCTCAGCTTCATCAGCCCAGGAAGCTTCGAATTTGAATCTGGCCTTGACTCTCCTCAGAGATGGATTTGTGTTAAGTAGAATCGGGCTGTGATCCGACCCAATCCGAGTGAGATGAGTAAGGCAAGAATCCGGCCACCCCAATAACCActgatcattaatgaaactgcgaTCAAGCCTTTCTTGTAGAACAATACGGTCACCTTCTCTTCTAGCCCACGTGAATTTCTGTCCTTTATAGCCAATATCCATCAGGGAATTAGAGTTCATGAATTCCCTTAATAAGCACCTCCTAGAAGGGCTCCATGGGACTCCCCCCTCCATCTCATACTGCCACAGAAGCTCATTAAGATCTCCCATAACCAGCCAAGGGATATTATCCCTTCTTCCTCTATTATTCCATGAATCCCAGAAGGCTACCTTATCTGTAGCATAAGGGGGACCATACATCCATGTGATTCTAACCAAAGAGTTTGAACCGGGAAGAGAAACTAATGTGTCGATGAAAAACTTAGAGTAGTCAACAACCTCCACTTTGTAGTCATCTTTCCACCATAAACTAAGGCCTCCTGCCGTGTTAATAGGTTCCACATTATAGCTCTTGATGTATCCCAACTGTTCTCTAATACTATCAACATAAGAGTAGCCTTGGTGTGTTTCtgataaaaagataaaatcagGACCATGGGAGTGGGTGATCTCCCGGAGCGTTTGTACTGTCAAGGACTTCCCCAAGCCTTGACAGTTCCAGGCTAGCCCAATCATTGATCCCTTGCAGCCGTACTAGGCCAGCCGCCACAACCTTGGAGGTGGGTTAAATCCTCCATACCTATAGTAAGAGATGGTTCTGTATGGTCAGCAGCCCTCCCATAAGTACTGTCGCCTGTGATTGATTGATTCAAACCACAGTCTTGTGTCTCCAATTGCTGCTCATTTTTTCCTCTTCCACTACCCCCTTTCCCGCGACCTCTACCGCGACCTCTACCACCTGTATTAGACAACCGCAGACCTGGGCTCTTAGGAACTCTTGGCTTCTTTGTAATAATCTTTGGGGTCTGATCAGCAGTGGTTTTCCTCCGTTGTCTCTTCATTTTTGCTGGGGCAGATGATACTTTAGGTGGAGAGTCAACCTTCAGCTCGGTATGGTGTTGTGGAAGTTCCACTATCTTTACAGAGTTGGACAAAGAAGTTATAGGCCCATGTAATGAATCAATGCTCATGGGGACTGGAAAGTGAGGGTTGTCATTGTAATAAGCTTCCTTAGAAGAGAAGGCCCAAGGAAAACATACTTGATGAGGGGGAATGGTAAACCAAACATGTTCGTACAAAAAAGAAGTAAATATTAGTGAACGTTTATTAATACATGAGAAAACATTAATTTGTATATACGTCTCATTGGGACAGGAGAAGAAAATCCAATAACATTCCCCCCCAACCCACCAGTAATAATAAGACCTATACAGAAAGAATACAATTGAACTAATTCATGACTTCTTCAATTGTGACAAACCGGCCTTTCTCTATGGAAAGTTGTGCTGCAACTCCAATGGCAACTGAAACTAATCCATCATGCAAATCAACAGCAGGTCCTTGTTTAGCCCTAATTGCAGATAAGAAGTGCAGGTGTTCCAAATAGCTAGATCCATGATGCAGCCCATCATATCTGAAATAGTTTGTTCAGTATCACATTAAAGCATGGGTGAATAGTTTCCCGCAATGAACTGAGAATTGCCAGAGGGGCTGTTGAGAGAACATGAAACAGTTGATACCAAGAGGGAAATGAAATCATACTTTATCTGATCATTCTCAGCTTTTAAAGTCTTGACACCATCTCTCCCACCTACTCGAGTACCAGTACGTACAATACTCTCAGGAACAAAGGCCTCTCCCTGTTAGAAACTTGTTAGTTAGATCAAATGAAAGGAGAAGCCACAGGTAAGGTCAGAGAAACTGCAAACTAATGTTTGTACAAGAAAGAGCCAATGGCGGATATGTTACACTGCATTATCCACTAGAATTTCAAGTAAAAGATTGCAATGAAATGGTCACCACCTATAATGCAGAGGGTAAtcagagagggagagggagacaAAGAGAACTACCTTTCCGACATCACCAACAACCGATATTTCTTGCTCATTTTTACTCCCTTCAGCAAACATACAAAGGTCAAGCATCCCACGAGCACCATTATCAAATTCGACAATAACATATGCATTGTCAATTATATCTGGTacctaaacaaaaaaagagaccagtgtaaataataataataatatctaGTGCTCCGTAATTCCATAGTATAAAACAATTCACAAGGTTTTCTCTTTGTAACTTCAGAAGTAGCAGTCCTTGTATATAATTGGAAcaattctctaaaaaaaaaagtatataaatGGAACAAGATTATCCTGTACAAATTGCAAGCATGATAGCAGTCCTTCAGCCAAAGACAGGATTGCTATTAAAACCTATCTCCTAAATTGTGAACTGTATTATTTACCTTGAATaggcaaaacaaaaacaagaatttATCAGTTTTCAGCAATTATTGGATCAGGATCAGTTTTGATGGCTAAACTAAAAGCAAACTTGGTTTGATTTCCTTTATATGATGCTCACTTCTGAAAAGGGCTATAATAAAGGGAAGGCATATGTCTTTAATTCTTGAAAGGTTGTAGTCCTTTAAATATAGCATATCTTGTCACTTATTTCAAATCTGAACAAAATGAAATTACCTTCCCATCATATATTTCATTTTTGTGGTTAACATCAATGGCTCCAGAAGCCATCACACGAAAAGGACTAGCTCCAGCAAACAGCC encodes the following:
- the LOC133746503 gene encoding uncharacterized protein LOC133746503 isoform X2 translates to MAAASNIVKYGIVGVGMMGREHLINLYHLRSEGVAVVAIADPHVPSQKLALDLAHSFHWPLKVIEAARKRQDMLVQVGLEYRYMPPVAKLINIVKGGSLGQVKMVAIREHRFPFLVKVNNWNRFNVNSGGTLVEKCCHFFDLMRLFAGASPFRVMASGAIDVNHKNEIYDGKVPDIIDNAYVIVEFDNGARGMLDLCMFAEGSKNEQEISVVGDVGKGEAFVPESIVRTGTRVGGRDGVKTLKAENDQIKYDGLHHGSSYLEHLHFLSAIRAKQGPAVDLHDGLVSVAIGVAAQLSIEKGRFVTIEEVMN